Proteins from a genomic interval of Desulfurobacterium sp. TC5-1:
- the polA gene encoding DNA polymerase I produces the protein MSEKRVYLFDGTSFAYRAFYAIKGLTTSYGFPTNAIYGFARMFLKLFKEIKPEYAAVAFDVSRKTFREKISADYKANRKPTPDDFKVQLPYIKKFLECFGVPVIEKEGYEADDILGTIGKKLAEEGYEVIIVSPDKDIRQLIEENVHVLSISPQKKTETLYTLETFREKFGYEPGQIPDIFGLAGDTSDNIPGVPGIGEKTATKLIKEFGSLEKLYENLDKLPSKRKKALEDYRDQAFMSKKLATIDKNVPIDVEPGNLKLKDPDVECLFKLFKKLEMKSLIKEIKEFFPNIQFQGKNIEKTQETDKKSFLKFLESDDLFSKKECAIVVNENLFASVDRHFSQIDRETFKEICKKSGKIYTFNLKELYHLTGTTGKHKQFFDISIGEYLLNSIQKDYSPETILKKYLETSDIEPVERYSHHIIDVGKKVIENLKRENLLTLYEKIEHPLIEVLYYMEKRGVLFDRKYMTTLKSNFLSKMQRLKEEIFSIAGESFNLNSPKQLAKILFEKLKIKPVKKTRTGYSTDVEVLTTLALNGYEIAELILEYRKYSKLLGTFIDGITKHMDEEGRVHTNFIQTGTATGRLSSAEPNLQNLPVSDEISRQIRNAVIAPEGYKLIWADYSQIELRVLAHLSGDERLVEAYKKDRDIHTETASILFGTEPENVSPEMRKVAKMVNFGIIYGMSPQGLSQRLGIGFNEAKNYIDSYFAKFPTVKEFIEKTLSEAYEKGYVRTLFGRKRPVPELKAKNKNIKQFGERAAFNAVIQGTAADIMKMAMIALFKEFKNKDSFLTLQIHDEIIMEAPETRAKEIENRVKEIMENIANLDVPLKVDIKSGKRWE, from the coding sequence ATGTCTGAAAAGAGAGTTTATCTATTTGACGGAACAAGCTTTGCATACAGAGCGTTCTATGCAATAAAAGGGCTAACAACATCTTACGGATTTCCAACAAATGCAATCTACGGCTTTGCAAGAATGTTCCTTAAACTATTCAAAGAGATAAAGCCGGAATACGCTGCGGTAGCATTTGATGTAAGTAGAAAAACATTCAGAGAAAAAATATCAGCAGACTACAAGGCCAACAGAAAACCCACTCCTGACGACTTCAAAGTACAACTTCCCTACATAAAAAAGTTCCTTGAATGCTTCGGTGTACCGGTGATTGAAAAGGAAGGATACGAAGCTGACGATATTCTTGGAACAATAGGAAAAAAACTTGCAGAAGAAGGATACGAAGTAATAATTGTCTCTCCCGATAAAGACATCAGGCAGTTGATTGAAGAAAACGTTCACGTACTTTCAATATCACCACAGAAAAAAACAGAAACTTTATACACACTTGAAACTTTCAGAGAAAAGTTCGGGTACGAACCGGGACAAATTCCCGATATTTTTGGCCTTGCCGGCGATACAAGTGACAATATACCGGGTGTCCCGGGAATTGGCGAAAAGACCGCAACGAAATTGATAAAAGAATTCGGTTCTCTTGAAAAGTTGTACGAAAACCTTGACAAACTTCCATCTAAAAGAAAAAAAGCCCTTGAAGACTATAGAGATCAGGCATTTATGAGCAAGAAACTTGCTACGATAGATAAAAACGTCCCGATAGACGTTGAACCCGGAAACCTAAAACTAAAAGATCCTGACGTCGAATGCCTATTTAAACTTTTTAAAAAACTTGAGATGAAATCCCTGATAAAAGAGATAAAAGAATTCTTCCCCAACATCCAGTTTCAGGGAAAAAATATAGAAAAAACACAAGAAACGGATAAAAAAAGTTTTTTAAAATTCCTGGAATCAGATGACCTTTTCTCAAAGAAAGAGTGTGCAATAGTAGTCAATGAAAATCTTTTCGCCTCTGTTGACAGACACTTCAGCCAGATAGATAGAGAAACTTTTAAAGAAATATGCAAAAAGAGTGGAAAAATATACACGTTTAACCTAAAAGAGCTTTATCACCTTACAGGAACAACCGGAAAACATAAACAGTTTTTTGATATATCTATAGGTGAATATCTTCTTAATTCTATTCAAAAAGACTATTCACCAGAAACAATACTAAAAAAATATCTCGAAACTTCAGATATAGAACCTGTTGAAAGATATTCTCACCATATAATAGACGTCGGAAAAAAGGTAATAGAAAACCTTAAAAGAGAAAACCTTCTAACTTTATACGAAAAGATAGAACATCCCCTTATAGAAGTTCTCTATTATATGGAAAAACGGGGTGTTTTATTTGATAGAAAATACATGACAACCTTAAAAAGCAACTTTTTATCGAAAATGCAACGTTTAAAAGAAGAAATTTTTTCAATAGCCGGCGAAAGTTTCAATCTGAATTCACCGAAGCAGCTTGCAAAAATACTCTTTGAGAAACTTAAAATAAAACCCGTGAAAAAGACACGGACGGGATACTCCACAGATGTTGAAGTCCTCACAACACTTGCATTAAACGGCTATGAAATCGCTGAACTTATACTTGAATACAGAAAATATTCAAAACTGTTAGGCACATTCATAGACGGCATAACAAAACACATGGACGAAGAAGGCAGAGTTCACACAAACTTCATACAAACAGGAACAGCAACGGGAAGATTATCAAGTGCCGAGCCAAATCTACAAAATCTGCCAGTTTCTGACGAGATATCCAGACAGATAAGAAACGCAGTAATCGCACCAGAAGGATATAAACTGATCTGGGCAGACTACTCACAGATAGAGCTCAGAGTCTTAGCTCACCTTTCAGGCGACGAAAGGTTAGTTGAAGCCTACAAAAAAGATAGAGACATCCACACTGAAACTGCCTCCATACTCTTTGGAACTGAACCTGAAAATGTATCACCTGAAATGAGAAAAGTGGCAAAGATGGTGAACTTTGGAATCATATACGGAATGAGTCCTCAAGGACTATCCCAGCGACTTGGAATAGGATTTAACGAAGCGAAAAACTACATCGACAGTTACTTTGCAAAATTCCCAACGGTAAAAGAGTTTATAGAGAAAACACTATCGGAAGCTTACGAAAAGGGGTATGTCAGAACGCTATTTGGCAGAAAAAGACCTGTTCCGGAACTTAAAGCGAAAAATAAAAACATAAAGCAGTTTGGTGAAAGGGCAGCCTTCAACGCAGTCATTCAAGGAACAGCAGCCGATATAATGAAGATGGCAATGATAGCACTGTTTAAAGAGTTTAAAAATAAAGATAGCTTTCTAACTCTTCAGATTCACGATGAAATAATAATGGAAGCACCCGAAACCAGGGCAAAAGAAATAGAAAACAGAGTAAAAGAGATAATGGAAAATATTGCCAACCTTGACGTTCCCTTAAAGGTTGACATTAAAAGCGGGAAGAGATGGGAGTAG
- a CDS encoding SPOR domain-containing protein: MKRFWLIIITLLIFPASAFARIFYSIQLCARKNIDAAYKTLKQTEKYPDARIDIVDGYYKVRVGLFNTYDEAKEFLIKNKIRKIFKGAFIAKVDDKTLQTSIFPKKHNKNISKNPANATQNKTEKQPAKVSKSENATYSVLLYKTNNKEKAINFFKGLPDEIKKEAFLYEDNNTYSVRAFLVKGYKKAAEKEKSIGYLHFETEIKPTKREKIEKIPEPEKKMIKPRISTKPKVNSQPMVSKAKKPKTVVTKEKKTPIYFIALILAAAIAIVITGLKAFKGKAVSKEAEDMYDVLTKALEKGDTALVKEIVVPYLARYPEDLKAQELYAMALEKEGRYMEAADIYFAIAEVLEGKKQFEEAEKFKKKAEELVSREFKKK; the protein is encoded by the coding sequence GTGAAAAGATTCTGGTTAATTATCATAACATTACTTATTTTTCCTGCATCAGCTTTTGCCAGGATTTTCTACTCTATTCAACTGTGCGCAAGAAAAAACATAGATGCAGCATATAAAACCCTAAAACAAACAGAAAAGTATCCCGATGCAAGGATAGATATAGTCGATGGATATTACAAGGTAAGGGTGGGCTTATTTAATACCTACGATGAAGCAAAAGAATTTCTTATCAAGAATAAAATAAGAAAGATATTTAAGGGAGCCTTTATTGCAAAAGTGGATGATAAAACCCTGCAAACAAGTATTTTTCCCAAAAAACATAACAAGAACATATCTAAAAATCCGGCAAATGCAACACAAAATAAAACAGAAAAACAACCGGCAAAAGTTTCAAAGTCAGAAAATGCAACATATTCCGTTCTTCTCTACAAAACCAATAATAAAGAGAAGGCGATTAACTTTTTCAAAGGGTTACCCGACGAAATTAAAAAAGAAGCCTTTCTCTATGAGGACAACAACACATACTCTGTTAGAGCATTCTTGGTAAAAGGTTATAAAAAAGCAGCAGAAAAGGAAAAATCCATCGGATATCTTCACTTTGAAACCGAAATCAAACCCACAAAAAGAGAAAAGATAGAGAAAATTCCTGAACCTGAAAAGAAAATGATTAAACCCCGGATATCTACAAAACCCAAGGTTAATTCACAACCAATGGTATCAAAAGCGAAAAAGCCAAAAACAGTCGTAACAAAAGAAAAGAAAACTCCCATATACTTTATAGCTCTAATCCTTGCAGCAGCAATAGCCATTGTGATTACCGGACTAAAAGCATTTAAAGGCAAAGCAGTTTCAAAAGAAGCTGAAGATATGTATGATGTTCTCACGAAAGCCCTTGAAAAGGGAGACACAGCCCTTGTAAAGGAGATCGTGGTTCCGTACCTTGCAAGATATCCTGAAGATTTAAAAGCACAGGAACTTTATGCTATGGCACTTGAGAAAGAGGGAAGATATATGGAAGCAGCTGACATATACTTTGCCATAGCGGAGGTATTGGAGGGAAAAAAGCAGTTTGAAGAAGCTGAAAAGTTTAAAAAAAAAGCTGAGGAGTTAGTCAGCAGAGAATTCAAAAAGAAATAG
- the cysE gene encoding serine O-acetyltransferase encodes MLKRIREDIAVVFERDPAARSVIEVITCYPGLHAIWLHRIAHFLWEKKLKLLARMVSHFSRWFTGIEIHPGAKIGRRFFIDHGMGVVIGETTEIGNDVTIYHQVTLGGTSTHKGKRHPTIGNNVVIGAGAKILGPIKIGDNCKIGANSVVVRDVPPNSTVVGIPGKIVKRDGIRTTRVDLEHGQLPDPVMESLRQMLDIIHSLEVEVKTLKKETKGEE; translated from the coding sequence ATGCTTAAAAGAATCCGAGAAGACATCGCTGTTGTTTTCGAAAGAGACCCCGCCGCCAGGAGCGTTATTGAAGTTATAACCTGTTATCCCGGACTCCACGCAATATGGCTACACAGGATAGCACACTTCCTCTGGGAAAAGAAACTCAAGTTACTTGCAAGAATGGTATCCCACTTCTCAAGGTGGTTTACAGGCATAGAGATTCACCCGGGTGCAAAGATAGGAAGACGATTTTTCATAGACCACGGTATGGGCGTGGTAATAGGTGAAACAACCGAGATAGGTAACGATGTAACGATATACCATCAGGTAACCCTCGGCGGAACAAGTACTCATAAAGGGAAAAGACATCCAACAATAGGCAATAACGTTGTAATAGGTGCCGGAGCAAAGATACTTGGCCCGATAAAGATAGGTGATAACTGTAAAATAGGCGCCAATTCCGTTGTAGTAAGAGATGTCCCACCGAACTCAACAGTTGTTGGTATTCCTGGTAAAATAGTTAAGAGAGATGGAATACGTACAACCCGTGTTGATCTTGAACATGGGCAGTTACCCGACCCTGTTATGGAATCTCTAAGGCAGATGTTAGACATCATACACTCTCTTGAAGTAGAAGTAAAAACTCTTAAAAAGGAAACGAAGGGGGAAGAGTAA
- a CDS encoding sigma-54 dependent transcriptional regulator, which translates to MRALIIDDEKSIRDILGMMLEDFDFDIEKAGSVQEGLSKLQEENFDLILLDLRLPDGSGMEILRKLREKRMKTEVIIITAFASSETAKEAIRLGAFDYVSKPFDVSELRLIFRNVKKKIELEKKVEEYEDSYKDFIGESPKIKKIKEFVKKIAPYDTNVLITGESGTGKEVVARTIHNLSNRKTAPFIAINCASLPSELLESELFGYKKGAFTGATRNKKGLIEEADGGTLFLDEIGDMPLALQAKLLRFLEEKKIRPIGGIEEINVDVRIIAATNRNLEEKINEGLFREDLFYRLSTITINLPPLRERKEDIPLLIEYFAKKLSKKYGKKFRTISKEFINYVMSLPLKGNVRELRNIVEKAVILSDRDILSLPLSNEETKSHREIIIPDEGVNLKEILENLEKEYLLKALKKTGGKKKEAASLLGLTFREFRYRLSKYGIS; encoded by the coding sequence ATGAGAGCACTTATAATCGATGATGAAAAAAGTATAAGAGACATCCTTGGAATGATGCTTGAAGATTTTGATTTTGATATAGAAAAAGCAGGTAGCGTTCAGGAGGGACTGTCAAAACTCCAAGAAGAAAATTTCGATCTCATTCTCCTTGACCTGAGACTTCCCGATGGTTCCGGTATGGAAATTCTGCGAAAGCTCAGAGAAAAACGCATGAAAACAGAAGTAATAATAATCACAGCATTTGCATCATCAGAAACAGCAAAAGAAGCAATAAGACTGGGAGCCTTCGATTACGTATCAAAACCTTTCGATGTTTCTGAATTAAGACTAATATTCAGAAATGTTAAAAAGAAAATAGAGCTTGAAAAAAAAGTAGAGGAATATGAAGATTCTTACAAAGATTTCATAGGTGAATCGCCAAAAATAAAAAAAATAAAAGAATTTGTAAAGAAAATAGCCCCCTATGATACAAACGTCCTCATCACAGGCGAAAGCGGAACGGGTAAAGAAGTTGTAGCAAGAACCATACACAACTTAAGCAATAGAAAAACCGCACCGTTTATCGCAATTAACTGCGCATCATTACCATCTGAACTTCTCGAAAGTGAACTCTTCGGGTATAAGAAAGGAGCTTTTACCGGTGCAACAAGGAATAAAAAAGGTCTTATAGAAGAAGCAGATGGTGGAACTCTATTTTTAGACGAAATAGGCGATATGCCTCTTGCTCTTCAAGCAAAATTATTAAGGTTTTTAGAAGAGAAAAAAATAAGACCAATAGGCGGAATAGAAGAAATAAACGTTGATGTAAGAATAATAGCTGCTACAAACCGCAATTTAGAAGAGAAAATAAACGAAGGGCTATTTAGAGAAGACCTATTTTATAGGCTATCAACTATCACTATTAACCTCCCGCCTCTTAGGGAACGAAAAGAAGACATCCCATTGCTTATAGAATATTTTGCAAAAAAACTATCAAAAAAATACGGAAAAAAATTTAGAACCATCTCAAAAGAGTTTATAAATTACGTCATGTCGCTTCCCTTAAAAGGGAATGTGAGAGAACTAAGAAATATTGTGGAAAAAGCTGTAATACTATCAGACAGAGACATTCTTTCTTTACCTCTGAGCAATGAAGAGACAAAATCCCACAGAGAAATTATAATTCCGGATGAAGGTGTCAATTTAAAAGAAATACTTGAAAACTTAGAAAAAGAATATCTGTTAAAAGCTCTTAAAAAAACAGGAGGAAAGAAAAAGGAGGCAGCTTCCCTCCTGGGACTTACATTCAGAGAATTCAGGTATAGATTATCCAAATACGGAATTTCATAA